The stretch of DNA atgtacaccacCGCAAAAGCTATCGACAATCTCTCTGCACGGAGTTCGGATTTCTGTCTAATATCCTTGCCGTTTCGTGAACTACCTTCATGCGCAGGATTACGACGCGGGCAGTCGTCGCCAGGGTAGGTCCAGTTTGGCTTTCTCTACGAACAACAGTAACGCCGCCTGTCGCCAGCTGCgaggcgtttttctctggcctCCTCTAGCCGGGCAGTCGCGAACTTCGCGTGCCCGCACGGGACTACTACGGCAGCTCAGTCTCAGCCGTCCCTGTCGGCTCTGTGCAACCGTCCCGGCCTCCCCAGCTCCACGGCCGAGAGGTGCAAACACACGCTTTCGCCGGGGGGTCGGAAGCCCAAGGATGCCTGACATGCTGTTTCTAGCGGAATTCGCGGCAACCGCGCACTGTTTGGATTTGACTGTTAAAACAGCCCCAgtcctgctctctctctgtcttctccgttttttcttccccacTTTTCGCCAGGGCAagttttcctttcctgctcAGCAGAGTTCGACTGTGCCCGAAAGGCATGCACGCTTCCTCCCTACGAGTGAAGAATCCAGAAAAGAATTGCATGCCTCATCCGTCGACAGCAAAAGCTGAGCAACGGAAACTCTCTGTGGGGCGGGACTCAGTTAGCGCCAGTTCCGCGTTTTCGAGTGAAGGTACGAGGAAATGTCTTAATTCCTTTATTCACGGTACCTTCTCTTTGCCGTTGGAGAAGCATGGCCGTTCTCCCTTCCGTAGCGATTGGCGTCGTGGGCCGCTCAgccctctctccccgctaAATTCAACTGCCCCATACAGTTTGTCTGCATGTAACCCACTTTGTCATCGCCGCAAGGAGATACGCGCCCGCTCTCACTTTCCTTTCCTATTGCGACTTACTGAAACCTTTGTGCGGCTCGTGGCGTCGAATCAGTTCCTGAGCATTTCCCGCCACCTGCCAGTGTGCGTACACGTGACCCCGCCCtgtttccgttctcttcagCCCTCTGGACCCTTcacttttcgttttttcagCAGGTTCTGATGAAAGACCTGGCGATTCCCTAGTCTACCTTTCTCTCACGCCTTGCTGATTCGGGAACTGCCCTGCAAGCAAAGGCGTTAGTGGCTCTGTTATCTGCGGGCTCGCCTGCGGCACACCGAGCTCTTTGCGTTTTAAACGTCTCTGAGAAAATAGCTGAAACGTGATTCTCTCCGACGCTGCCTCTGGCGCCGCTGTGCAGCtcagcgttttctctgcgccATTCATGGAAACTGTGTGTCTGCGCAGCATGCGTGAAGGGAGGCTCTGACTGTTTGGCAGAACCTGGACAGCCATTCTGTGCCCGCCGCGTGTCCTGCAAGGCTTCAGCGGAAGAGAAATTTCGCGCCATGGTGTCAGCTCAGACTAACCCGGCCGCTGCcccctcttcgccttcttggcCTCTCGATGACTCCTCTGGGGCGTCGCCGCCTACCCTGTCGGCAGAATCTCACCCTGACGGAGAACGGCCGCTTGAAGAGGCAACATGGAGCGAGGAGGGGTGGCTCGAGACGGCTGCCAAgcagcctctctttcttttgctAAAGGACGGGGAAAGCAAGTCGCACCGACAAATGGCTCTTAAGATGACACTCCGCCACCTGGACAGTTTAATCGAGACAACGGCGGGCTACGAGGGTGGCCGGTCGAGTCGGTTGCAAAGGGCCCACGGTCACAGATCTTTCACGTCCCTTCTTTTGCGGAactcgaggcgagaaaaagagagcgacagtGAAGACGACGCTCTTCGGCTACAAGGAGAGggcggcagaggaagcgagggtACGGTTCCCGAGGCGTCTGCCAGCGATGCTGACGAAGCAGAGTACGGACAGGCTTGCGGGAGCGCcgtgtctgtacagcagGTTTGGGCACTCGTGGAtgcggaagggaaacgcctGCTGAGGAAATTGAGGAGAAAAGTGAACGACTTGCACACGGCAGAAATGACAAGCCGTCGGGGTTtgaagagaagcaggaaagagaggaacaagCAAGGCcgcggcgagacagaggcaacAGCTGATGCACCGGGGTTTTTCCAAGATGCcacagaaggcagagagtggAAGGAACGGTTCCTTTGGCTGCTACCAGAGTACGAAGAAAACTCAGAGCAAGAGACCGACTTCGTTTcacaagaagaggacgacggggaagaagaggacgacggggaagaagaggacgacgaactggacgaggaggaaggcgacttGGGCGAGAGTGAGGGCAACCGGGTAAAACGGTCAAGGGTGGACCCTGAAATTGGACAAGATGCGTCCTCGGATTCAGACTCAGAAGGCACCGCAGCAGGCGTCACTTCAGAcggggaaggggagaagaaagaggacgatgATCCGTTCTTTTCCATGGAAGATATGCAGCGGTTTGTTCttcaagaagaagagagggaactcAGAAGGCAGGatgcggagaagaaaaggttGCTTGATCCGTCAGGAGAaaccgacgaggaagaagactctGACGTTGAAGACCTTTATCTGGAGGGAACGGGAGAAGATGACGAGGAAGTACGAAATTTGAAGTTTTCAGATTTCTTTGATGATCCTGTGTCTGGTCACCACGAAGAGGTGGACAATGTCTTgtctgaaaagaaaaaaggaaagaagcgcctGGACGAAGAGAACTCTCAAGAATATGACTcagccgacgaagagaagggctTCACCTTTGAGGAGGGTGAAatggacgaagaagaaagacacctCCAGCGTGAACTAGATCGCTTGGAGCGCCGTCTGCGGGAAGATGCACATGAGAAACAACGTCAACGGAAGGGACGGGCCACCCAAGACAGTAGTGATATTGAAAGGGATGATAGCGATGATGCGTCTAGCTCGTTAGCTGACAGCGATGAGGAGGAAAGTAGCCAGCAAGATGGTAAGAGTCTGCGTAACGCTTCACTTCGTGAAGTTATGGCCCAGTCTGCATCTCTGCAAAGTGATATTGACAAGTTAGAGCAGGAACTTGTTTCAAAGAAGGCGTGGAACCTCCAGGGAGAGGCGTGGGCGAAACAGCGCCCTCGAAACGCCCTTCTTGATGTCGGTCCTCTTGATCTGCCTCTCTTGGGTGCCGCCGTGAAAGACGATAAAGCATTGGAACAGGCTGATGGCCTGGGAAAgctcggcgaagacgaagatgaTGAACAGGGAGGAGCACAGAAGATTAGCAAGCTCAGTGAGTATATTGAGAAAATTGTAAGACATCGCATCGAAGAAAACATGTTCGATGATGTCATTCGACGCACAGTTGTGCCACCGAACAAAGCAACGAATAACCAGAAAGACGATCCGGCAGCGGAACTCGACATGGAGCAAAGCAAAGTCGGGCTTGGGGATCTGTATGCTATGGAATACGAACAGCAAGTCCTTGGAGGAGCGGCAGGTGGAAGTGGAAAAATGTCAgctgaagagaagcaaaaggcTGAACTTCTGGAAATGTTTGGATCACTGATGTATAAACTAGATTGTCTGAGCAATATGAGCTTCCGGCCAGCTCCACCTGCCGTAGCGGAGAAAGCCAAGCTGGGAGGTGGGGATGGCATTGCGGCTTTACAGGTGGAAGAGGCTGTGCCTGTCCTCCTTAGCGGCGCGAtgaggaaggcgccggaGGAACTCAGGAAGACGtcaaaggagaaggagaaggacgagatgACGCAGGCGGAGCGCAAGGCCGAAAGACGGAATAAGAAGGAGCGACGTCGAAAGCGTGTGCTAGGACAAGTCAGACGAGGAGAGTTGACAAAAGAAGGGCTcaaggagagggaaaccAAGTTGGCGGCGAAGAACAAAGAGCAGAAGGTGAATAGACTGAACAAGAAACAAACTGGACTGACTCAGCAGGAAGCGCTCGCGGAATTGAGAAAGAATCAGAGACGAGTGAAGGTTCAAGAACTTCTGAGTGACGCCATGAAAGCGGTGCGGAAGGAACGCCGCCAGAAGACAACTGCCTAGTCACCCGAGGGAAATCCGTGGTGGTGGTGGTGGTAGAAAAGGCGCGTAGGATAATCAGGAGAGCTCAAACTTAGTTAAGGAGGTTTTGGCGAATGCTAGAGAAATGTGAGGATCGGATTCGGACGTTTAGGAGAATCCGGCAGATTCCACCAAGACGAATAAATGCCTTCGAGCATTTCAGGGGTATTTGGTCATGGGGGCCTGTTCACCGCTGGCGATAAATCTCGTGGCTTGGACGTAGAGTCGACTTTCCTAGTTTATTGTGACAACGACAGCCTGCCGTCACCAGTAGGCAGTTCATGTGTCGCAATCATAACAGAAAATCACATGGGCTTGTATTTTATGGAGCTTCGCGAGTCCGTGAATGTCACGGCCCTGTCGATGTAGAGTCTCGATGACGCTTTCTATTGTTCTGTTACCTGACCTCTCGATTACAGGCTATTCCTTGAAATGCGTAATGACACCAGTTGTTTGTGACGGACTCGGTCAGACACCACACCTCTGACTTTGTTATCTgggttttttctcgcatcGTCTCGGCACTCTCAGTCTCTGTGACCGTGACTTCTCGCCAcgtcttttttcgcgggTCATTGCCGATGCAAGAAAGGAGAGCCACATAATCTGTAACCTGTATGATACTCGTGCGTGGCGCCTCTGACAAGACAGATATCGCTTCAGTCAGGTAGTGCACTTCACCGGAACCCCGAAGTTGACACGATGCAGTAGCTTCATTACGTGCGGTGGAACAGAAACTCACAGGAATCGTAGCGGCAACCATGTATTCTTAACAGACTTGGAGACGAGGGGTTAAGAGTCACATAGAATTTGCGGTGGCCACGAACAAGACACGAAATTGCTCTCTCTAGACGACTTTGTCTCTTTAACTACGCGTTCGGTAGCTGAAGTCACACATGCTCGCCGGCAGTCCAGGCTTACTGCTCCCGAATAATGCATATGTGTGTTGGGATCACATATTTCCCGGCAGACCAGGTGACTGGCAACTCGAGCATCAGCGAACAGTGTGCGGAAGAGACACCTACATGAATTTGGCATTCGCGCTTGGTAACCGGCTCGAATATGGGTTCCTGATCACGGAGGAAGGTAAGGCAGCTAATGTACACGCTACTGCAACAGCCGGGCGGTGCCCCCTGGCATATGATAACGTTACAATAGAAGGCCGGGACTTTAAGGCACATGCTTCAAAAGCCACAGAATTGCGAAGATGCGGTGTGAACGATCAGTGCTTGCTGGTACGACCAGTTGGTATGCGTGGTACATTGTATGGATGTCTGAGCTGATGAGCCAATCCCATTGGCCACCGTCACTCAGGAAGCTAAGTTGCAAAAGTTATCAAATGCCAAACCTCATGTGGAGTGATTCGCAGCTTCGTTTCTAAGAAATTGCAGTTGATTACACTGCGTTCGCTCCACGGAAATTACGAATCCTGTGCTCGGTAATCTCCCTTTTACAGGAGCGCATGAGGCGTTTCCACCTTAACGACGTCCCCGTCGCAGTTGTACTCAAGATCCTCGTCCGTCCACTCCTGCAACACACAAACGTACCTTAGGGGGACTACCGAAACAGTAACAATGCCTTACCATGGCGAGGTAGATTGTGTTTCCTCTGAAACATTTGGATGGTGTTGCGTGGTTTCGGCGTAAGAGCCACGCACAGCCTTGTAGAACCAAAAAAAGTAAAACCAGCCACGCTATCGTAAAAGATGTCCACCAAAAAATGGGACTCGCAATCGCGCATTTGTTCGAACTCGTTGTCATTCCTGATAAAAAAGATATGGCTTTGTCATTTCAGATGTGCGAATGGTGTTTTACCGAGGCCAACGAGTCCAAGGCAGCTGATCACACCCGTAAGGCATTTCTGATGCCGTACGTTACGTTGTAAATTGCAAGCTGATCAGGAGGCCAGATGAATCACATTCTTACAAGTATCGTAGCTAGTGCTGCGTCGGTACGGGTAGGTAGGACAGCATTGTTCCTATGGATCTAGCGGAGAAATGTCTGTCTCAGCTGTTAGTTGATTTCGTCCGGCCATCTGTACCTGAACGGCCTGCAGTAGCACCATTGTCCCGAATATCCAAGTACACGAACCGAGCCACACATCCAAGCGGAAACACGAAGGATGCAGGCTGCTCCCCTTGGCTGTCGTGAAGCTGAAAGTCGTAAAGCGCGCTGCAAACTAGAACCGCTTGGATGTTTGCGTCCATCTATaccaaagaagaaaaagaatcGCCTGGGCAGCGACGAAGGGGATCCTCTTGTCGAGACCCATCCAGCTACCGTGGCCCGGTTTGACCTCAACAGGGGCTGCCATCGCGCTAAATTTTTGCAAACCCACGCTACCCGAGGTCGCAGTTCTGCATTCGGACCTGTGCAGGTTCCCGTTGTCACACACTAGCCATATTTTCGGTGTTCGCGCGGTTGGCCTAGACTTTTTTTGTCAACCACCGACACTGTATGTCCACTAGAGCTTGGAAGTGTTGGAGCTGGTACGGCGTGGTAGAGTCACGGGTGAACTATGCGTTCGCCACCCGTCAGTTCACCGTTGTCCCGGACGCGATTCGGAGTGAATGCACAACAATGCTTCTGGAATCGTCTTTGCATAAAATAAAATAATGACATAGCCTCGACGTCAAAGCGCATTACGTTTCCTCTTGCGATCCTTGCATAGGGCTGCGCGAGCGGAAGGCCCACCCGACTCCGACAGGCATTTAACGAAGGATTTGAACGGAAATTATCGGAGGTCAAGTTTATGCCCACCAGCGtacacgagaaaaacagaacgAACACATGCTTGGACATGCTGACCAGATGCGACATCAAAAAGAGTTCGTTCCCGTCTAGAACGCGAATCAGTTTGGTTTGCATAGACAGTCGAAGAATGACGTGAATTCGACGATACCGTAAGCGTCGTCCCCAAAGACTTGAAAAGAAGAGCATGCTGACGATCAGACCTTCTTCTTAGACACTCTGTACTGGCCAATAACGACAGCATGATCTCTATGGTACGGCTCAAGTGTGAGCTGCTCTTTGGGTTTGCacttttccttcctcagtTTATCCACTTcggcagcgaagacggcCTCAGGTTTCGCAGTGGAATCTACGCAGTTGGCCTTAATCGATATGACAAACCAACCACCCGCCTTCAGGAAATGGTGAGCATTCAAGGCAACTATGCGGGACTGATCTGGCTGGGCGACATCAGCAAAAATGACGTCAACCATGCCAACGAGCATGCGATACTTCAGCGGCTGCCGAGCGTCTTCAACAATCGGGACGATattttgccttttctttgccATATTCGTCAGGTCACGACCTGAGCGATGAGAAAACTCCACAGCATAAACAACACCTTCGGGCCCGACAATATCGGAGACATGTGAAACTGTAGTGCCATTGGCAGCACCCAAGTATAGGACCTTGCTGCCGGGTTTGATTGGCATGTTTGCCACACCACCAACAATTGTAGCTCCAAGCTTCGACCTGAAAGGGTTCCACACGCGATATTCAATCTTCTCTCCCGATTCCTCCGCAACCTCTAGGCGTTTCTCCCCGTAGACAGATTCGCCGGGAACCATGTTTCGAGTGACAAGGGAATCAGCTTTCCCTTTGGACATGAAGATACCCTCAAACCTGTGGGGAACGACGAGCACCTTCTGTGGCCCGCCTTTACCACCAAGGCCACCTCGGCCTCCACGCCCTCGACCACCTCCTCTGCCACCacctctgcctcctcctcgtcctccgccaCGGTTAGCTTTGAAGcctcctgcgccgcctcctcggcctcccCCTGTATCAGAAAAATAAAGCAAGTTGACAATCTGTTCATCAGTTCGTATCCGCAGGCACATCCGGTGTAATGCAGCGTgagggctgcatgcacatatcaGTATCTCTGGCTATACACTTTTCACCAGACATAAAACACACTGACCATCGGTCACCACTTCGTATCTACAGGCACTCG from Neospora caninum Liverpool complete genome, chromosome XI encodes:
- a CDS encoding putative U3 small nucleolar ribonucleoprotein protein MPP10 codes for the protein MVSAQTNPAAAPSSPSWPLDDSSGASPPTLSAESHPDGERPLEEATWSEEGWLETAAKQPLFLLLKDGESKSHRQMALKMTLRHLDSLIETTAGYEGGRSSRLQRAHGHRSFTSLLLRNSRREKESDSEDDALRLQGEGGRGSEGTVPEASASDADEAEYGQACGSAVSVQQVWALVDAEGKRLLRKLRRKVNDLHTAEMTSRRGLKRSRKERNKQGRGETEATADAPGFFQDATEGREWKERFLWLLPEYEENSEQETDFVSQEEDDGEEEDDGEEEDDELDEEEGDLGESEGNRVKRSRVDPEIGQDASSDSDSEGTAAGVTSDGEGEKKEDDDPFFSMEDMQRFVLQEEERELRRQDAEKKRLLDPSGETDEEEDSDVEDLYLEGTGEDDEEVRNLKFSDFFDDPVSGHHEEVDNVLSEKKKGKKRLDEENSQEYDSADEEKGFTFEEGEMDEEERHLQRELDRLERRLREDAHEKQRQRKGRATQDSSDIERDDSDDASSSLADSDEEESSQQDGKSLRNASLREVMAQSASLQSDIDKLEQELVSKKAWNLQGEAWAKQRPRNALLDVGPLDLPLLGAAVKDDKALEQADGLGKLGEDEDDEQGGAQKISKLSEYIEKIVRHRIEENMFDDVIRRTVVPPNKATNNQKDDPAAELDMEQSKVGLGDLYAMEYEQQVLGGAAGGSGKMSAEEKQKAELLEMFGSLMYKLDCLSNMSFRPAPPAVAEKAKLGGGDGIAALQVEEAVPVLLSGAMRKAPEELRKTSKEKEKDEMTQAERKAERRNKKERRRKRVLGQVRRGELTKEGLKERETKLAAKNKEQKVNRLNKKQTGLTQQEALAELRKNQRRVKVQELLSDAMKAVRKERRQKTTA
- a CDS encoding Fibrillarin superfamily, related, with protein sequence MRGGFRGGGGRGGSGGGRGGGRGGPQKVLVVPHRFEGIFMSKGKADSLVTRNMVPGESVYGEKRLEVAEESGEKIEYRVWNPFRSKLGATIVGGVANMPIKPGSKVLYLGAANGTTVSHVSDIVGPEGVVYAVEFSHRSGRDLTNMAKKRQNIVPIVEDARQPLKYRMLVGMVDVIFADVAQPDQSRIVALNAHHFLKAGGWFVISIKANCVDSTAKPEAVFAAEVDKLRKEKCKPKEQLTLEPYHRDHAVVIGQYRVSKKKV